A region from the Benincasa hispida cultivar B227 chromosome 10, ASM972705v1, whole genome shotgun sequence genome encodes:
- the LOC120088947 gene encoding probable N-acetyltransferase HLS1-like has product MLIFNTYLQYKPFLLSPTLLYINKIPPLIFNHKFILKLYLIIYLICFLNLMGFVIRCYEESQLSDKAQVIDLERRCQIGQSKRVFLFTDNLGDPICRIRNSPMYKMLVAEWDKEVVGVIQGSIKAVFLTAHKPPPPGLVVKVGYILGLRVAPPYRRRGIGSGLVRRLEDWFVSNDVDYCCMATEKDNHASLNLFINNLRYIKFRTGRILVDPVRNRPYNINSSEINIQKLKIEEAEAIYKKHMASTEFFPKDIKSILKNKLSLGTWMANFKQPPWLSPSTAVGGNRQITTSSWAIASLWNSGEVFKLRLGKAPFPWLIYTKSLKIMDKILPCFKLVLVPDFFKPFGFYFVYGLHHEGPFSERLVGALCKFVHNVALKNNSRDSCKAIVTEIGGDEDDELKMEIPHWKLLSCYEDFWCIKSLRNNNISNDNDHDHDHHILEWTNAPPNRTLFVDPREV; this is encoded by the exons cttatatgttttttaaatttaatgggGTTTGTTATTCGATGCTACGAAGAAAGTCAATTATCAGATAAAGCTCAAGTTATAGACCTTGAACGAAGATGTCAAATTGGCCAATCAAAACGTGTCTTTCTCTTCACTGACAATTTGGGTGACCCCATTTGTAGAATACGTAATAGTCCCATGTATAAAATGCTg GTTGCTGAGTGGGACAAGGAAGTGGTTGGTGTTATTCAAGGCTCTATAAAAGCGGTTTTTTTGACTGCTCATAAACCGCCACCGCCCGGTTTGGTGGTTAAAGTGGGCTACATTCTTGGCTTGAGAGTGGCGCCGCCGTATCGCCGCCGTGGGATTGGCTCCGGCCTCGTCCGTCGTTTGGAAGATTGGTTTGTTTCTAATGATGTTGATTACTGTTGCATGGCCACTGAGAAAGATAATCATGCctctcttaatctcttcatcaATAATTTAAg GTACATAAAGTTTAGAACAGGAAGAATCTTAGTAGACCCAGTAAGAAATCGTCCATACAATATCAATTCATCAGAAATCAACATTCAAAAGCTAAAAATAGAAGAAGCAGAAGCAATATACAAAAAACACATGGCCTCAACAGAGTTCTTCCCCAAAGACATAAAAAGCATATTGAAAAACAAGCTGAGCTTAGGGACATGGATGGCAAATTTCAAACAACCGCCATGGTTGTCGCCGTCGACCGCTGTCGGCGGAAACAGGCAGATTACAACGAGCAGCTGGGCCATTGCAAGTCTATGGAATAGTGGGGAAGTTTTCAAGCTAAGGCTAGGAAAAGCACCATTTCCATGGCTTATTTACACAAAGAGTTTAAAAATTATGGATAAAATTTTGCCTTGCTTTAAGCTTGTTTTGGTGCCTGATTTTTTCAAGCCATTTgggttttattttgtttatggaTTGCACCATGAAGGCCCTTTTTCTGAGAGATTGGTTGGAGCTTTGTGCAAATTTGTGCATAATGTGGCATTGAAGAATAATTCAAGGGATAGTTGTAAAGCTATTGTTACAGAGATTGGTggtgatgaagatgatgagCTGAAAATGGAGATTCCTCATTGGAAATTGCTATCATGTTATGAAGATTTTTGGTGCATAAAGTCCTTgagaaataataatattagtaaTGATAATGATCATGATCATGATCATCATATATTGGAATGGACAAATGCCCCACCTAATAGAACTCTCTTTGTAGACCCAAGAGaagtataa